Part of the Candidatus Latescibacter sp. genome, ATGGAAGAATACCCCGGTATTGCCAGGGAATGGAGGTGGGGACCGACGGGAGCCTTTATATGGTGGCCTGGATTCCATTCACAGACCTGAAAAGCGAAAAGGGGAAGAAGATCATCGAGCTTCTCTATGAAGGGAAGCCCATCCTGGAAGTCGAAAAGAGCGGCGCTGTGCAGGAGATAAACCTTATCCGGATCAAGGACCCCCTTGCCGGGATGAAATAGGCTGATGTTTTCCTTTTTTCGGGTATGTCATTAGATAAGGTTTGTGATCGTATCTTTAGATGCCGAAACAAGTTCGGCATGACACGTGTCATCCTGAACTCGTTTCAGGATCTAAATAATCAGTTGCAGCGCAATATTTTCAATAATTCTTATCAAATGACATAACCGGATTCATTTTTTTTCATGATCCGAAACTGGTCTCACTCCGAGTTCCATCTCGAACCTTTTATGAAACCTTATAATGAAGGATACATCATGAAAAAGCACTTTGCAAGTATGGGCATTCTTATGATTCTGTCAGCAGTTACCGCATGGCCGGCGGATTATTCCCTGAAAAGCGGAGAACACGAGGGCAAGGGGTATCTTCTGCTCGGCGGCGGAGGAATCGGCCCGGCGCGGACTCGGGGATAAAGGAATGCCCCTTACCGATCCCGATAAATCCGACATCAACCGGCTCCTCACCGCGCTCTGTCACCGCGAACCGGACCGTCTGCCTCATCTCGAGCTCTGGGTAACCTCCAAGCCCGTTTACGAATTTGTGCTTGGACGGAGGCTGGAATACGACGTTGAAGATGCACGGGTGGGAGGAATTTCAGTAGCGCCTGAGGATCACGTGGAATTTGCCGGGCGGCTGGGTATGGATGCGGTGCTCTGCAACTTTTCCTGGCGGCCAAACAATATTTTCAAAAAAGCCTCCGACGGCACCGAGCATTATGTCGATGGCTCGGTAAAAACCCGCGCCGACCTCGACAACCTTGAACCGCCCATTCCGCTTCGGGACCAGTTCCGCTATCTGGAGCGCTATCTCCGGGCGGCTGAGAATACCGGCATCGGGGTGGTGGCAAATTTCACCTCTTTTTTCGACAGCGCCATGCTCGCGGCGGGAGTGAACGATTCCTTTCTCCTCTTCTACGATGACCGTCCCTTTCTCGAAGATATCATGGACATCATCCTCGAACACCAGGAGAAGGTGATGAACGGAGTCTGCGCAGGGTTCGGGAACCAAATCGCCTTTTTCATGGTCAATGACGATATCGGATACAATGACGGCCTGATGATAAACCCGGACATGTTCATGGAGATTTTCCCGAACCGTATGAGGCGGTTGATCGCTCCCGCCAGGGACATGGGAAAGCTTCTCCTCATGCACACCGACGGGAAAATGGACCGGATCATGCCGATCCTTCATGAAGTCGGTTTCGACGCCGTGCATCCCATCGAGCCGGAGTCGAACGACATCTTCCAGGTGAAGAAACGGTGGGCGGGCCGTATGGCCCTCATCGGAAATATCCCCACCGTGCTTCTTGCCTACGGTCATAAGGAGGAGATCGAGGAACGGGTGCGGGAATACTGCGTCAATCTTGCCCCGGGAGGAGGATATGTGCTCGGTTCCTCTACAAGCATCATGGACGGCATACCGCCGGAGAATTTTACAGCCATGACCGAAGCGGTACACAAATACGGGCGGTATGGGTCGCTCGGCATCAAGGAGATTACTGTATGAAAACATCTATGAACCGCCGAACATTTTTTCACAAGACCTCTTCCGGAATTGTCGGAATCGGAATGGCCTCTGGCCTGTCGATCCCTGGAACTGTAAACGGCGCGCCGCAGAAGTCGAGTGTGATTTCGGTTCGCAATGAGAAAGCGATATCAGGCCGCAACGTGTGCGATGAAAAAGAGGCGGCGCGCATGCTTGAGAATGCCCTGGGAGCGCTCACCGGCAAAAAAAATCCCAGAGAGATATGGACCGCTCTCGGAGTCAAGCCGAACGATGTGGTGGCGGTAAAGCTGAACTGCAACAGCTCGGCCTATCCGCTCTATTCCCATCCGGAGCTGGTAAACGCGCTCTGTGCAAGCCTCTCCAGCGTCATACCGCCGAACAGTATCATTCTTTACGAACGGTATGGCTCAGAGATGGAAAAGGCAGGATTTAAGGTGAACAAGAGCGATTCCGGGGTGCGCTGCATGGGCGGCGACGACGGCGCAGGATACCATCCCGAAGAGGGGCTTACCCGGATTATCACCGATACCTGCACTAAACTGATCAATTTCTGCTCCCTGAAAGTCCACGACGAGAGAGAATTTCTCACCACGCTCTTTCTCAAGAACCACATCGGCTCGCTTGTACCCGATACCATGCGCAAGTGTCACGGCAACATCGGGATACTGGCTCAAATAAACGCCCGGCCCAGCATCAAAAACAAGACGGTGCTCAACCTCTGCGACGGGCTCCGGGCCACTTTCAAACCGGGGAATCCCTGGTTCTGGTCCGGGATACTTGTCAGCCGCGACCCGGTGGCGGCGGAATATACCGCCTGGCAGGTCATAAATGAGAAGCGAAAGGTGGAAGGTGCAGAGCCGCTCCCTGTTCCTTCATACGTGCAGGCCGCAGATACGGAATTCAAACTGGGAACCTGCAATCCGGAAAGAATCGAGCTGAAAAACATTGTAATGTAGAGAGGGAGGTATGGCGGATCTTACGACCAGCTACATGGGGCTGAGACTGGACAATCCCCTGGTAGTGTCTTCAAGCGGCCTGACCGGAAGTGTTAAGGGTGTACAGAAATGTGCGGACGCCGGCGCCGGAGCGGTGGTTCTCAAATCCATGTTCGAGGAGCTTATCATAGCATATTCCAAGGATCTCGATCTGGATATCCTCCAATCGGAGCATCCGGAAGCATATGAATATATCCGGGCGGAAATCGGCAAGCAGCTCGGCCCCATCCCTTACCTAAGATTCATCGAAGATGTCAGGAAGCATATAAACATTCCTGTAATTGCCAGCGTCAACTGCACATCGCCCCAGTGGTGGCTTCCCTATGCCAGGGATATAGAATCCGCCGGAGCGCACGCCATCGAGTTGAACATATCCCATTTCCCTGAAGGCGCCGGCCGTAACCTGCGTGATGTGGAAAAACTGTATGCCCGGATCACCTCGGAACTCGCCGGTCGGGTAAAAATTCCGGTGGCGGTTAAAATCGGCATGTATTTTACCTCCATCGGAGATGTAGTGCAGGATATCGCAGCCGCCGGTGCAAAGGGAATCGTCCTTTTCAACCGGTACTACACGGTGGATATGAACATCGAACAGAAACGGTTCGTCCCTTCCATGACCTTCAGCTCTCATCAGGAGATGTCTCTCCCCCTCCGCTGGGTCGGGCTTTTGGCGGGAACCATCCACTGTGACATCGCTGCTTCTACCGGCATACACGAAGCCGGGGATGTGATCAAGATGATCATGGCCGGGGCATCGGTCACATACCTCTGTTCGGTTCTCTATTCGAAGGGTATCGCGCATCTTGGGAAGATTCGCGAGGAGCTCGATGCCTGGCTCGACAGCCACGGCTATGCATCGATTGCGGACATCCGTGGCGCCGCGCTGAGGGAAAGCGGAAACCGTGAGATGCTTCTCCGCCGGCTGCAGTATATAAAAACCCTTGACGAGGCTGACAGATACGAGGGATAACCCCTTTAAAAAGCTTATTCCAGCACCAATCCATTCTTCCCGTTTTTGAATGTATAGGTGTAATTCCTGTTTTCTTTTGCAAAGCTCAGAATGAGATTCCCGGCGCCGTCCGTCGCACTTTTGGCGGATTGGGAGATTTCTTTGGCTTCAGTGTCATCCCTGATCGGAAGAATGATAGTGGCGATGCGGGTGTTCTCGCTCCGGGCGGTGGTGAAAGCGCCCGCGCAGGGAATTACTACCATCTCTGCATCCTTCCGAACGGGAGTATAGGAGTGGCTGCCCGGTTTCATGGTAATTTTACCATCGGCAACCGGAATGATCGCCATGACACCCTTGCTGCCCTTGAGGAGGGTAAAATTTTCCTGGGCGGCGATAGTGCAGTCGGAGTGGAAACGGGCCTCGATCTCGGCGCCCGGCGCTGATTTCACCTCGTCGAGCAGCACTGTCACCATGGGTTTGTCGAGAATGATATGCCTTCTCCAGCCTTTGAGATGCTCTTTGGCATAGGCGTTGGTATTATCCATCAGCGTGTAGTCGCGGGCGCCGCTTGTACGGAATTCGAGGATTTTGCCGCCGATCCCGGGGGTCCAGGGCTTGTCCTTGTATTTGGCGGAGAGCTGGTATTCGCCGTTCACGAAGATGAGGTTATGGCCCTCGCTCCCGGCCATGGGGTATTTCCAGCGTATCTCGTCGAAATACTTCTCGTCGTAAAAGTATTTACCGCTCCCGAGGTCTGAGACGTAGGCCTGCCCGCGCCAGTTGACCATAAATTGTCCCGCATCGAGGTGGCCGTGGTGCGGGTCGTCGTTCATGCCTGCCTTGCAGGCCACAGTGACCTTCTCCGGGTCCTTGAAGTCGCTCCGCATGACCGCCCAGTCGATGCCACGGAAATGTTTGGATTTTTGACGGGGTTCCACAGGCTGCACACTGCTTCTCGGCCAGATAATGTCGAACATGTCGCTCCCGGTACCCAGCAGGTAGGCGCGGTAGTACGCGGCATCGGTATCCTTCGTTTCCTCGATGAGCTTGTTGAGGAGGTGCGGGGAGCCGACCACCGCACCGGAGCCGTCGCCGAAATACCCCGTGAGACCGTACAGGGCGAATGTGGCCGGATTGCTTTTAATTTTCGGGTGCCGGAAGAGATCGTACTTGCGGTCGGTAAGACGGTTCAGGGCGTCCATGTAGAAAATGCAGGACCGCATACCGTAGGCCCAATACCCTCGGCCTTCCTGCCAGCCGCCGTCCTGGTCGTAACAGTCGAACATTTTCGTAAGGCGGTTGTAGGTCTCCGCGACGCCGTCCACAAGCTCAGGATTCTCCGTGAGCAAAGCGAGTGAGGCAATTCCGAAGCCGGAGAAACAGATGCCGCACCAGTTGCAGCGGTAGGCGGTGGCCCACCAGTGATAGTCGTAGTTGTTGCGCACAAGGAGGATGGCATTGGAAAGGAGCGCTCCCCGGATGCGGTCGCGCTGGGCATTGGTCAGCCCCGGATAGAGCCAGTCGTAGGCGGTGCCAAGCTCGAAAGACATGTCGCCTGAGCGGATGTCAAAATTGAATGAGACCTGGTCGTCTTTTACACCCCAGGGCCAGACCCGGCTGTAGATGATGGGGAACTCGTGGGCGCGGTAGAGCCAGAGCCGCATATCGCAGAGGGCATCGGCGAATTCGTAAGCTTTCTGGGCGTATTTCACATCGCCGGTCATCTGATAAACGAAGGCAAGGGTCTCAACCGCATTCCGGTCGCCGCCTACCATACGGTCATGTACGCCGTCGGACCAGTACCGGGGGTGTTTCTGCTCGTTGGGAATCTCCATATTCACTGTAGTATCGAGCAGTCGATCGGCCTGTTTCTTAAGACGCTCCATGATGTTGCGGGACTCAGGGTCGTTCTTGATGCGCTCGAGAATGGCGGGTTTATCCGCATCGCTGAAATAGAGGTAGGGGTGTTTCAGCTTGCTCTTATCGATGGCTTTTACCATGTTCTGGGTGGTCACCTGGCCGAATGCAGATAATGACAGGGCAGCCAGGAGGAGAAGGGAAAGAGCGATGACGCGGTGCATGGGGGTTCCTTTCGAAAGGATAGTGATTTTTTCTGTTCCATTCTTTTGTCTGAACCGCGGATAGTCAGGATAGAAGGATGGGCAGGATGTAAGTCCATTCTTGCTCCAGCAATCCCGATAGGGCAGATTACTTCTTCTGCTTGATAAGTCGCTTAAATTCCAGTTTTAGTGCTCAGAAGTTTATAAGAAGACCAATTTCCAAGTTGTAAGCCTCCAGGTAGTTCAATCCCTGAGCGAGATGTATGTCTTCCAGTTTACTGATGGCTTTTAATTCGACAAGAACACGGTCATCAACCAGGAAGTCTGCCCGGCGTGTGCCCACCTGCTGCTCTCGATAGAAGATGGGCATTTCCTGTTCCCGTGCGAATGCCAACCCTTCCTTTTCCATCTCAATGGCCAGACATCGTTGATAAATTACTTCTTGAAAACCATTTCCCAAGGTATTGTGTACCTTCATTGCACATCCAATGATGGAGGAGGTGGTATCCCAGTATTTATGGTTTTCAATCATGAATATTCCACATTATTCTCTGAACCACGGATGGTCGGGATGAACGGATAACCTGGATTAAAGAGTAAATTGCATAAGCGCAAAGCCCATTAAGATAGAATCCGATGGAAAAATTTTATTCTGTCCATCCTTCCATCATAGGTATCAATAGTTCAGACAATATGAAAACAAGCGGCTAAAGTCAAGCAGGAAAGATAAATTGTTTTCTATCCTGCCCATCCTTTTATCCTGCCCATCCGCGGTTCAGACAAACAAATGGTAAAGCGGGAACGTTTTCACTGATAAAACATGTAATCGACAGCTATCCGCTCTTTTTTAATCTCGGTTTGACGAATTCCTGTCTGATGCTTATCTTTCAATGTCCGCACTATGGTAAAAATAATCCGGGAAAGGGGAAAATTTCTTCCCGCCGAGATGTTTATGAAAACAAATCTTCAAATATCCGTCCGCGCCCTGGTTGAATACGTTCTCCGCACAGGAGACCTGGAACCGGCGTTTTCCGGTTCAACCAATCCCGTCGACGCTATCCGTGCGCACCAGAAAATACAGAAGTCCCGGGGATTCGAGTATACCCCCGAAGTAACCATATCGCACCGGGTGGAGACGGAAAAATTCCTGCTCGACATCCAGGGGAGAATCGACGGAATATTCATCTATCCGGACAGAGTGGTTATCGACGAGATAAAAACCACCACCAGAGACCTGGATTCAGTCGTACAGGATGAAAACCGCCTGCACTGGGGCCAGGTGCAAAGCTACGCCTTTCTTTATGCTGTCCGGAACGATCTGGCGGAAATAGAAGCCCAGTTGACCTACTTCCGCCTTGAGACAGGGGAAATGCGTGAAATCCGCCGCTCTTTCCGGAGGGAGGAGTTGGAAAATTTTTTCCAATCGCTCGTTACCCGGTATCTGGCCTGGGCGGAGAAGATTTCCGAATGGCGGCGCGTGCGCGATGAATCCCTGCAGGCGCTGGAATTTCCCTTTCCCGCTTACCGCGCGGGGCAGCGCGCCATGGCGGCCGCAGTCTATACTACCATCAGGAAACGCGGCCAGCTTCTCATACAGGCGCCCACCGGCATTGGTAAAACCATGGCTGCCCTTTTCCCCGCGGTGAAAACTCTCAGGGACGGCCTCGCCTCCAAAATATTTTACCTGACAGCCCGCACCACCGGCAAAACGGTCGCTGAGAGCTCGTTGATGGTTATGAGGGATCATGGTTTGAAACTCAAATCTCTCAATCTGACCGCCAAAGAAAAAATCTGTTTTTGCCCCCGTTCAGCATGCAGCGGCGAAGAGTGCGAATATGCCAGAGGATATTACGACCGGATCCATGAAGCCCTGGAAGAGGCTTTCCGTCAGGATGCATTTCCACGGGAGGTTATCGAAGAAATCGCCGAGAAGCACCGGGTATGTCCCTTTGAGTTTTCCCTCGATCTTTCCCTCTGGATGGACTGTATCATCTGCGATTACAATTATGTTTTTGATCCGCGAGTTTACCTTAAACGGTTCTTTCTGGAAGAGGATGGGGACTATGTGTTCCTGGTGGATGAAGCGCATAACCTTGTGGACAGGGCAAGGGACATGTTTTCCGCTGAGATACGAAAACAGCCTTTTCTGGAGCTCAGGCGAATGGTGAAAAATCAGTTCCCGGAGATTTACCCGGTGCTTGGACGGATAAATACCTGGATGGTCGGCGCCCGTAAACGGTGCGAAGAAAGCAACCCCTTTGCGGAAAAGGAGCCTCCGGATACCCTCTTTCCTCTCCTCCGAAAATTTCTTTCACTAACCGAGCGCTGGCTCGTTCTCAACCGGAAGACTGTTTTCCGCAAGGAGCTTCTCGAACTCTATTTTACTGTACACGGTTTTATACGCATGGCCGAGCGGTATGATGACAGCTATGTCTCCTGGTATGAAAAAAAGGGAGATGATGTTACAGTCAAACTGTTCTGTCTCGATCCGGCCCGTCACCTGAAAGAAACCCTGGAAAGAGGCAGTGCGGCAATTTTCTTTTCCGCCACGCTGACCCCGGCCGATTATTTCCGAAGAATATTCGGCTGCGGGGAATCGGCACGCGAACTGATCCTCTCCTCGCCGTTTCCCCCGGAAAATCTCTGCCTGTTGATTTCTGGCGGCATATCCACCTTTTACAAACACCGTGAGCAGACAAAAGATGCAGTCACCCGGGCCATTCTTTCTCTGGTACGGCAGAAGGGAGGAAACTACCTCCTTTTTTTCCCATCGTATGAATACCTGATGCTCGTCTATGAACAATTTACCTCGGCAAGCCCGGAGACGAAGACCATCCTGCAAACCCCGGGCATGGCCGAGCCGGAGCGCGACCGGTTCATCGCCCGGTTCTCTCAGGATAGCGGTGAGACTCTGGCGGGTTTTGCGGTCATGGGCGGAGTATTCGGCGAGAGTATAGATCTGGTCGGCGACCGTCTTACCGGTGCAGTCATTGTCGGTGTGGGTCTTCCGGCCATCTGCCTCGAACGTGAGCTGATACGGGACTACTTCGCCAGCCGGAGCGGAGAAGGCTTTGAATTCGCCTATCTCTACCCCGGATTCAACAAGGTACTTCAGGCTGCGGGAAGGGTTATCCGCACGGAAAGCGACCGTGGGGCGGTTCTCCTGATCGATACCCGGTTCACCACGGGGCGGTACAGATCCCTTTTCCCAAAGGAATGGCAGCCCATCCTCATGCGGAATGAGGCCCAGTTCGACAGAATCTTACAGCGCTTTTGGAATGGATAAAATATTTTAGACAGGATTGACAAGATGATGCGGTAAAAAAGCATTAAAAGCTCTTTGATTTGACGAAAACCTCACCCGGCCTTCGGCCACCCTCTCCTAAATAGGAGAGGGTAAAGATAAGGTCAGCAGTGAGTTACCCCCTCTCCTGACTAGGAGAGGGGGACAGGGGGTGAGGTTAAAAACACCAAAAAATTTAGATAAGGTTAGTGATCTGAGATAGATGCCGAAACGAGTTCGGCATGACACATTTCATCCAATTCGATCAAATTCTTTTCTTTCGAGCCTTTTGCACAAGTCGAGTAATAAAATTAAGTATTCTCCGATTCCGAAATCAGGTATATATTTCTTTTTCAGATTCGCCTCTTCTGGCACACGAAAATTAACTGCATACAATGATAAAAGGCAAGCTAAGGCTTCCTTGGAGGAAACCCCCATGCACAGAACGAAAAAATGCCTGGATAAACTGGACAGGATGAACAAAGCTCTGCGCCACATCGAACCCGACCGAGTGCCGATAAGCGACTTTTTCTGGGGAAGCTTCATCGAGCGGTGGAAAAAGGATCTGAATCTGCCGCAGGATACCGATATCTACCGCTACTACGACCTCGATTGGATTGTAACCGTCCCCAACATGGATCCCCACATACGGCAGTTTGAGATTCTTAAGCAAAACGATGAGGAAGTCATCGTCCGAACCGGTTTCGGCGCGGTAATCCGGAAAAAATTCGATCATCCCATGCCTGCTTACCTTTCCTTTGAGACTGACACCATCGAGAAGATGGCGGCGTTGCGGTTTGACGATCCCTGGGATGACCGGAGGTTTTTCAGCGGCGGGGACAACCAGGTGGCAGGGATTGGCGACGGATTCAGCCGTAACCTCCCGCCCTGGTTAGAGTCGGTGAAATCGCTCTATTCCGAGTTTCCCGTGTACGGGAGTGTGTGCGAGGGATACGAGACCCTCTGGCGCATCCTGGGTTCGGTGAATGCACTCCTCTGGATCGCTCTCTATCCCGATGAGCTCGGCCGCTTTGTGGAGCGGATCAATGAGTTTTCCCTGGAGCTGGCCAAAGCCCAGATCAAGGCTGCGGATGGGTTGCTCGACGGCATGGTGATCTGGGGGGATGTCGCATATAAAAATGACATGTTTTTCTCGCCGGATTACTGGCGAAAATACTTCAAGCCCGGAGTCAAAGCCATGGTGGAGGTCTGCCACGAGCATAACCTTCCGGTGATCTATCACGGCTGCGGGAACGTCAAGCGTATCTTCGAGGATTTCATCGAGATCGGGGTGGACGCCTACAACCCCCTGGAGGCGAAAGCCGGGCTGGATGTGGTCGATCTCCGCAGGCAGTACGGCCACCGGATAGCGTTCTGCGGGAACATGGATGTAATTGCCTGGGCCAACGAAAGCATGGATAAGCTGAAGAAAACCGTGCTCCGGAAGCTGAGCGCCGCACGGGGCGGAGGATTCATCTTCCAATCCGACCATTCCGTGCCCGATACCATTTCCGGCCAGCGGTATGATTATGTGGTCAATCTCGTGCGGCAGTGCGGAAAATATCCGCTGCAATTCAGGGAAAAAAACGGCTTACTCTTTGTAGACCCTGAAACGAGTTCAGGGTGACGTTGGTCATGCCGAACTAGATCCCCCCTGCCTTCGGCATCCCCCCTTGTTAAGGGGGGAATTCAGGAAGAGGAATTATATCAAATCCTAACAAATGTCTACATAGAAATAGGAACAATTTTCTTTTTCCCCCCTTAATAAGGGGGGTAGGGGGGATAAACCTTTCGAATAGTCATTATTACCGATTTATAATTTTTCATGGACTTCTTTTTTAAGGAGGCACTGGCATGCACTGGTATACCCCGAAAGTAAAAGCAATCTGTTTGCCGATTTTACTGGCGTCTGGTGTGATCATCGTTTCCTGCAGCGGCGGGGGTTTCACTGTAGCAGAGAAAGGGAAGAGCAATTACATCATCGTCTTGAGCGATTCGCCATCTCCCTCCGAGCGGCATGCGGCGCAGGAGCTGCAGAAATTCATAAACCTTGCCGCCGGAGCGGAACTTCCCATAATCGGAGAGAACGATCCCCGTGCACAAAAATCCCCCCGTATCATTATAGGATCTGGGAAAATCTCCGATGCCCTCCTGGCAAAAGGGACACCGGTGGATATCAAAACGCTCGGCGATGAAGGATTTATACTGCGCACCGTTCTGGGGAAGGGTTCCCTGCCTGATGTGGTGATTGCCGGGGGAAGGCTCAGGGGAACCATGTACGGTGTATACACATTTCTGGACCGCCTGGGATTCCGCTGGTACACGAGCCGGGTGACCCGCTTCCCGGAGGGGAAGACACTGAAATCGCCCGCTCTCGATGAGCAGACAATCCCCCCGTTCATGTACCGCGAACCTTTCATCCGGGAGGCGTTCGACGGCGACTGGGCGGCCCGTAACCGGGTGAATTCCGGCGCCGCTGCGCTCGATTCCACACGAGGAGGCAAGCTCGCTGTGCTCGGGGTTCACACCTTCGACCAGCTCATTCCGCCCTCTCTTTTCAAGGAGCACCCGGAATATTTCCCTCTCATCGGCGGAAAACGGGTCACCGGCTATGTCCAGCGCTGCCTCACCAATCCCGATGTGGTGGAGACCGCTGCCAGGAACATGATCGCCTGGATGGACCGTGAGCCGAACCAGCGCATTTTTACCCTCGCCCAGAACGATGTGGAGAAAAACTGCGAATGCCCCGCCTGCAAAAAGATCATGGAAGAGGAAGGCGCCCCGTCCGGGCTATATGTCACCTTCGTGAATAAAGTGGCGGAGATAGTGGAGAAGAAACACCAGGAGAACTATGTGAGCACCCTCGCCTACATGTTTACCGAGAAACCGCCGAAGACGGTGAAACCCTGGAAGAACGTGCTCATCCGCCTCTGTCCCATTTACATGTGCGTGGGGCACCCGTTCACCGAATGCACCTCGAAGGAGACGAAACAGTTCAATGAAACCCTCGCCGGGTGGGGAAAGCTGACCGACCGTATCTTTATCTGGCACTACGCCACCGATTTCTCCAATTATCTCATGCCGTTCCCCAACTTCATCGAATTTACTCAGGCCATCAAGACGTATTCCCAGAGCGGAGTCAAGGGGATATTCCTCCAGGGCGCTTACACCAGCCCAGGGAGCTCCGACGCCGACCTGCGGGCCTGGGTCATGGCGCGCCTTTTATGGAAACCCTCGGAGAATCCGGACGGGGTGGTGAATGAATGGATGCACGGAGTATACGGCAAAGCCTTCGCGCCCATGCGGGCGGTGTACGATCTCATGCACACCCGGGTCAAAGATCCGAACCTTCATCTGCGGATATTCGATGCGCCGACCCGCAATCTCTGGCCGGATTCCATCGTGGCGAGCATGGACAGCCTCTACGGGGCGGCGGAATCTCTGGCGGCGGGCGACTCCACCGCTGTCTACTACGTCCGGAAAAACCGGATGTCGGTCAAATATCTGCAGTTCCTGCGCAATTCCGGCCGTCTGGAAGTGGTAAACGGAGTTTACAAGCCGGTGGAGAACAGGGCTGCGCTGAAAGATTATGACGATTTCGTCCGGTACACCAAAGAATTCGGAGTGACCGGACTCCGTGAAGAGCCGTTCGACTGCAATCTTTTCACCCTTCTCCGTCAGCGGGTGGAAGAGCATCCGGCGGAGACCCTTGAAAACGAGGACCTCCGGGTGGATGTCGTTCCTGACCTGGGGGGGAGGATTGTCAACATCGTCCTGAAGAAGACCGGGGAGAACATCCTGGGGAAAACGGACACGGAGAACTATTTTTACCCGGCGTACGGCGGCTATGACGAATCGACCACCCGCACCTGGCGAAGCACCGGGTTCGCCCAGCCTTACAAGGTTGAAAAGAAAGGCCTCGCCCTGATCCTTACCGGGAAAGAGTATAACGGGCTGGTT contains:
- a CDS encoding ATP-dependent DNA helicase — encoded protein: MKTNLQISVRALVEYVLRTGDLEPAFSGSTNPVDAIRAHQKIQKSRGFEYTPEVTISHRVETEKFLLDIQGRIDGIFIYPDRVVIDEIKTTTRDLDSVVQDENRLHWGQVQSYAFLYAVRNDLAEIEAQLTYFRLETGEMREIRRSFRREELENFFQSLVTRYLAWAEKISEWRRVRDESLQALEFPFPAYRAGQRAMAAAVYTTIRKRGQLLIQAPTGIGKTMAALFPAVKTLRDGLASKIFYLTARTTGKTVAESSLMVMRDHGLKLKSLNLTAKEKICFCPRSACSGEECEYARGYYDRIHEALEEAFRQDAFPREVIEEIAEKHRVCPFEFSLDLSLWMDCIICDYNYVFDPRVYLKRFFLEEDGDYVFLVDEAHNLVDRARDMFSAEIRKQPFLELRRMVKNQFPEIYPVLGRINTWMVGARKRCEESNPFAEKEPPDTLFPLLRKFLSLTERWLVLNRKTVFRKELLELYFTVHGFIRMAERYDDSYVSWYEKKGDDVTVKLFCLDPARHLKETLERGSAAIFFSATLTPADYFRRIFGCGESARELILSSPFPPENLCLLISGGISTFYKHREQTKDAVTRAILSLVRQKGGNYLLFFPSYEYLMLVYEQFTSASPETKTILQTPGMAEPERDRFIARFSQDSGETLAGFAVMGGVFGESIDLVGDRLTGAVIVGVGLPAICLERELIRDYFASRSGEGFEFAYLYPGFNKVLQAAGRVIRTESDRGAVLLIDTRFTTGRYRSLFPKEWQPILMRNEAQFDRILQRFWNG
- a CDS encoding DUF362 domain-containing protein, which translates into the protein MKTSMNRRTFFHKTSSGIVGIGMASGLSIPGTVNGAPQKSSVISVRNEKAISGRNVCDEKEAARMLENALGALTGKKNPREIWTALGVKPNDVVAVKLNCNSSAYPLYSHPELVNALCASLSSVIPPNSIILYERYGSEMEKAGFKVNKSDSGVRCMGGDDGAGYHPEEGLTRIITDTCTKLINFCSLKVHDEREFLTTLFLKNHIGSLVPDTMRKCHGNIGILAQINARPSIKNKTVLNLCDGLRATFKPGNPWFWSGILVSRDPVAAEYTAWQVINEKRKVEGAEPLPVPSYVQAADTEFKLGTCNPERIELKNIVM
- a CDS encoding uroporphyrinogen decarboxylase family protein gives rise to the protein MPLTDPDKSDINRLLTALCHREPDRLPHLELWVTSKPVYEFVLGRRLEYDVEDARVGGISVAPEDHVEFAGRLGMDAVLCNFSWRPNNIFKKASDGTEHYVDGSVKTRADLDNLEPPIPLRDQFRYLERYLRAAENTGIGVVANFTSFFDSAMLAAGVNDSFLLFYDDRPFLEDIMDIILEHQEKVMNGVCAGFGNQIAFFMVNDDIGYNDGLMINPDMFMEIFPNRMRRLIAPARDMGKLLLMHTDGKMDRIMPILHEVGFDAVHPIEPESNDIFQVKKRWAGRMALIGNIPTVLLAYGHKEEIEERVREYCVNLAPGGGYVLGSSTSIMDGIPPENFTAMTEAVHKYGRYGSLGIKEITV
- a CDS encoding heparinase II/III family protein — encoded protein: MHRVIALSLLLLAALSLSAFGQVTTQNMVKAIDKSKLKHPYLYFSDADKPAILERIKNDPESRNIMERLKKQADRLLDTTVNMEIPNEQKHPRYWSDGVHDRMVGGDRNAVETLAFVYQMTGDVKYAQKAYEFADALCDMRLWLYRAHEFPIIYSRVWPWGVKDDQVSFNFDIRSGDMSFELGTAYDWLYPGLTNAQRDRIRGALLSNAILLVRNNYDYHWWATAYRCNWCGICFSGFGIASLALLTENPELVDGVAETYNRLTKMFDCYDQDGGWQEGRGYWAYGMRSCIFYMDALNRLTDRKYDLFRHPKIKSNPATFALYGLTGYFGDGSGAVVGSPHLLNKLIEETKDTDAAYYRAYLLGTGSDMFDIIWPRSSVQPVEPRQKSKHFRGIDWAVMRSDFKDPEKVTVACKAGMNDDPHHGHLDAGQFMVNWRGQAYVSDLGSGKYFYDEKYFDEIRWKYPMAGSEGHNLIFVNGEYQLSAKYKDKPWTPGIGGKILEFRTSGARDYTLMDNTNAYAKEHLKGWRRHIILDKPMVTVLLDEVKSAPGAEIEARFHSDCTIAAQENFTLLKGSKGVMAIIPVADGKITMKPGSHSYTPVRKDAEMVVIPCAGAFTTARSENTRIATIILPIRDDTEAKEISQSAKSATDGAGNLILSFAKENRNYTYTFKNGKNGLVLE
- a CDS encoding GxxExxY protein gives rise to the protein MIENHKYWDTTSSIIGCAMKVHNTLGNGFQEVIYQRCLAIEMEKEGLAFAREQEMPIFYREQQVGTRRADFLVDDRVLVELKAISKLEDIHLAQGLNYLEAYNLEIGLLINF
- a CDS encoding dihydroorotate dehydrogenase-like protein; translation: MADLTTSYMGLRLDNPLVVSSSGLTGSVKGVQKCADAGAGAVVLKSMFEELIIAYSKDLDLDILQSEHPEAYEYIRAEIGKQLGPIPYLRFIEDVRKHINIPVIASVNCTSPQWWLPYARDIESAGAHAIELNISHFPEGAGRNLRDVEKLYARITSELAGRVKIPVAVKIGMYFTSIGDVVQDIAAAGAKGIVLFNRYYTVDMNIEQKRFVPSMTFSSHQEMSLPLRWVGLLAGTIHCDIAASTGIHEAGDVIKMIMAGASVTYLCSVLYSKGIAHLGKIREELDAWLDSHGYASIADIRGAALRESGNREMLLRRLQYIKTLDEADRYEG